From Bacteroidales bacterium, a single genomic window includes:
- a CDS encoding SiaB family protein kinase produces MTPEERNKELNLAYQLIKDMQHDNFEYSYRGLFTQNITTKILSLAESKLIKSEDTKKIRKRIYFILVESLQNITRHQNKDENNKPVDSGIFILQKKQNKYYITTGNLINTKNIDDLTTQLEKVNSLDPDALKEFYNEMMVSGEISDKGGAGLGLIAMGRKSGNKLTYKFNKIDNNKAYFYLRTEIPLIKDLVDNNEFDYSLEDTIELHNMLNKNNILLNFNGAFNQENFVNLLSMIGGQMTGEINLREKVLFVMVEMLENLVYYSKKYATDTNAELEGSPGIFFLRYKNKEYHMTTGNYIINEEVELLQGKINKVNLLNQEELFNLYKETLLLFKTDIPKKPDLTIIEMRLKSENKLLFDFNKVDEKISFFTIQTIIK; encoded by the coding sequence ATGACACCTGAAGAAAGAAACAAAGAATTAAATCTGGCATATCAGCTTATTAAAGATATGCAGCACGATAATTTCGAATATAGTTACAGGGGTTTATTCACTCAAAATATTACTACCAAAATCCTTTCTTTAGCTGAATCTAAATTAATAAAATCTGAAGACACAAAAAAAATAAGAAAAAGGATATATTTTATTCTTGTTGAATCTTTGCAAAATATTACCAGACATCAGAATAAGGATGAAAATAACAAACCGGTTGATTCCGGTATATTTATCTTACAAAAAAAACAAAATAAATATTATATTACAACAGGAAACCTTATCAATACTAAAAATATAGACGATTTAACTACACAATTAGAAAAGGTTAATAGTCTTGATCCTGATGCTTTAAAAGAATTTTATAATGAAATGATGGTTAGCGGAGAAATCTCAGATAAAGGAGGTGCAGGATTAGGCTTAATAGCAATGGGAAGAAAATCAGGTAATAAGCTAACATATAAATTTAACAAAATTGATAATAATAAAGCATATTTTTATTTACGTACTGAAATCCCTCTTATTAAAGATTTAGTTGATAATAATGAATTTGATTATTCGCTTGAAGATACCATTGAACTACATAACATGTTGAATAAAAATAATATTCTTTTGAATTTTAACGGGGCATTCAATCAGGAAAATTTTGTTAACCTCTTATCAATGATTGGCGGACAAATGACCGGTGAAATAAATTTAAGAGAAAAAGTACTTTTTGTTATGGTTGAAATGTTAGAAAATCTTGTTTATTATTCAAAGAAATATGCAACTGATACAAATGCTGAATTGGAAGGAAGCCCCGGGATATTCTTCTTACGATATAAAAATAAAGAATATCATATGACAACAGGTAACTATATAATTAATGAAGAGGTTGAATTACTACAAGGAAAAATTAATAAAGTAAATTTACTTAACCAGGAAGAATTATTTAATTTATATAAAGAAACTTTGCTTTTATTTAAAACTGATATACCTAAAAAACCTGATTTAACTATAATAGAAATGCGACTTAAAAGCGAGAACAAACTTTTATTTGACTTCAACAAAGTTGATGAAAAAATATCCTTTTTTACTATT
- a CDS encoding acyloxyacyl hydrolase — protein MRAKNLFLIKLIGFIFLLLIKDLAFSQNKTGNPLLIGIKTHIGFIIPHSEDIRSISNSNPWAIETEFSQIKTDDKTYQLCFCYPKTGVSLLYINFDNPEILGNGYAFIPFIEPYFNFQKKLRLSLKAGTGPVFHDNPYNEVTNPQNLFYSTKFSFILILNFRLNYLIKKNVNLNISANYNHISNGSVKQPNKGINFPTTSVGIDYIIKPVEFVSKNKISLDELYPKKIYYKVSVFYTTKEMSGNKNKFSVFGTSGNICKIIGRISALTAGVDLLSDYSVLERINNDKTGAYGSDHKSLSLLAGHELLMGRFVFSTEFGLYLYKHYDTRDEFYQRYGLKYKINEIIFIGVNLKAHRHVADFLDFRIGIILK, from the coding sequence ATGAGAGCAAAAAATTTATTTCTGATAAAATTGATTGGTTTTATATTTCTTCTCTTAATAAAAGATTTAGCTTTTTCACAAAACAAAACTGGGAATCCATTATTAATTGGTATTAAAACCCATATAGGTTTTATTATTCCACATTCAGAAGATATAAGAAGTATATCAAATTCAAATCCATGGGCAATTGAAACAGAATTTAGCCAGATAAAAACTGATGATAAAACTTACCAATTATGTTTTTGTTATCCAAAAACGGGCGTTTCATTGTTATATATTAATTTTGATAATCCTGAAATATTAGGGAACGGATATGCTTTTATTCCGTTTATTGAACCTTATTTTAATTTCCAAAAAAAATTGCGACTTTCATTAAAAGCCGGAACAGGTCCTGTTTTTCATGATAATCCGTATAACGAAGTAACTAATCCGCAAAATCTTTTTTATAGTACAAAGTTTAGTTTTATATTAATACTTAATTTCAGATTAAATTATCTGATCAAAAAAAATGTAAATCTGAATATTTCTGCAAATTATAATCATATTTCAAATGGTTCTGTAAAACAACCAAACAAAGGAATAAATTTTCCAACAACCAGTGTGGGAATAGATTATATTATTAAACCGGTTGAATTTGTTTCAAAAAACAAAATAAGTTTAGACGAATTATATCCTAAAAAAATATATTATAAAGTTTCTGTTTTTTATACTACCAAAGAAATGAGTGGTAATAAAAACAAATTCAGTGTTTTTGGAACATCAGGGAATATATGTAAAATTATAGGCAGAATAAGTGCATTAACTGCTGGAGTTGATTTATTATCGGATTATTCAGTATTAGAAAGAATTAACAATGATAAAACTGGTGCATATGGCTCTGACCACAAGTCATTATCCTTATTAGCAGGACATGAATTATTAATGGGACGTTTTGTTTTTTCTACTGAATTTGGTTTATATTTATACAAACATTATGACACAAGAGATGAATTTTACCAGAGATATGGACTAAAATATAAAATAAATGAAATAATTTTTATTGGTGTTAATTTAAAAGCACATCGCCATGTTGCTGATTTCCTTGACTTTAGAATTGGAATAATTCTTAAATAA
- a CDS encoding SIMPL domain-containing protein: MKNGLFLLTFILLFGISKSQDLNNEPIRFIEVTGSAELEIEPDEIRLIIGIEEYWKEEFEKKTEFKDYKTKIPIVKLENKLLIDLANVGIQEDDIIIKEVGNYWRYKGKEFLISKQFELILTDFKKVDEIIQSINTKGIKYMRIGELKNKNITDYRKQVKIEALKAAKNKADYLLSSIDKQVGEIISIIEFTADNNFWRPQSMTSNVVMAPSDNSGINNLRKIKLRYEIKAKFEIK; this comes from the coding sequence ATGAAAAACGGATTATTTTTACTGACATTTATTTTATTATTTGGGATTAGCAAATCTCAAGACTTAAATAATGAACCAATTAGATTCATCGAAGTTACGGGAAGTGCAGAACTCGAAATTGAGCCTGATGAGATTCGATTGATAATTGGGATTGAAGAATATTGGAAAGAGGAATTTGAAAAAAAAACTGAATTCAAGGATTACAAAACCAAAATCCCAATAGTTAAATTAGAGAATAAACTTTTGATAGACTTGGCAAATGTTGGAATTCAAGAAGATGATATTATTATCAAAGAAGTTGGAAATTATTGGAGATACAAAGGAAAGGAATTTCTTATAAGCAAACAGTTTGAATTGATTCTCACTGATTTTAAAAAAGTAGATGAAATTATTCAGTCAATTAATACGAAAGGAATTAAATATATGAGAATAGGAGAACTAAAAAACAAGAATATAACAGATTACAGAAAGCAAGTAAAGATTGAAGCATTAAAAGCTGCAAAGAATAAAGCTGATTACTTATTATCAAGTATTGATAAACAAGTTGGCGAAATAATTTCAATTATTGAATTTACAGCTGATAATAATTTTTGGAGACCACAATCAATGACGAGTAATGTAGTTATGGCTCCATCAGATAATTCGGGAATTAACAATCTTAGAAAAATTAAACTCAGATATGAGATAAAAGCAAAATTTGAAATAAAATAA
- a CDS encoding OmpA family protein: MKKLCLLLIVALFFLTSQTVNAQFDVLDAVNKAKKELEKANKAKKENEESDKEKKDVETTDKAKKEVETTDIMPAYSGSSCYHDDKMGYNEFYVCTGKTSGDTAIIKKIEGYVHHRFCYAPGGRSPLEIIKNYEEAISQNSGTIFPKSNTRECIKAFMKKGHPSHYQTKYEYMQLPSMGNYYLSGKIPKDTVDYYVCVVAGRIDGKTVYSLVTVKVKSMDKGMVSLDNLDDGLVNKGHIAVYDIHFDTGKSEIKGESYDALKMIAEYLNIHADKQYLIVGHTDNVGDFEANIKLSTERANAVVNMLIVNYSVNKEQLKPYGVGSTSPIARNSTDKGKAKNRRVEIVEK, encoded by the coding sequence ATGAAAAAACTTTGTTTATTATTAATTGTAGCATTATTTTTTCTTACCTCTCAAACAGTAAACGCACAGTTTGATGTTTTGGATGCGGTAAATAAAGCAAAAAAAGAGCTCGAAAAAGCAAATAAAGCAAAGAAAGAGAACGAAGAATCAGATAAAGAAAAGAAAGATGTCGAGACAACAGATAAAGCAAAAAAAGAAGTCGAAACAACAGATATTATGCCTGCTTATAGTGGTAGCAGTTGTTATCATGATGACAAAATGGGGTATAACGAATTTTATGTTTGTACTGGAAAAACCTCTGGTGACACAGCAATAATTAAAAAGATTGAAGGCTATGTTCATCATAGATTTTGTTATGCTCCGGGAGGACGTTCCCCTTTGGAAATAATAAAAAATTATGAGGAAGCAATATCCCAAAATAGTGGCACCATATTCCCAAAATCTAATACCAGAGAATGTATAAAAGCTTTTATGAAAAAAGGTCATCCTTCTCATTATCAAACAAAGTATGAATATATGCAATTACCCAGCATGGGTAATTATTATTTATCAGGGAAAATACCTAAAGATACTGTAGATTATTATGTGTGTGTTGTTGCAGGAAGGATAGACGGAAAAACGGTATATTCATTGGTAACTGTAAAAGTAAAATCTATGGATAAAGGAATGGTATCTCTTGATAATTTAGATGATGGCTTGGTAAACAAAGGTCATATTGCTGTGTATGATATCCATTTTGATACAGGTAAATCTGAAATAAAAGGCGAATCCTACGATGCTTTGAAAATGATAGCCGAATACTTAAATATACATGCCGATAAGCAATATTTGATTGTTGGTCATACAGATAATGTTGGTGATTTTGAAGCGAACATAAAACTTTCAACCGAAAGAGCAAATGCTGTGGTAAATATGTTAATTGTAAATTATAGTGTTAATAAAGAGCAGTTAAAACCATACGGAGTTGGTTCTACTTCTCCTATAGCACGTAATTCAACAGACAAAGGAAAAGCAAAAAACAGACGAGTTGAGATAGTGGAAAAATAA
- a CDS encoding type II toxin-antitoxin system RelE/ParE family toxin yields MKYKLILSPFAELDLEQANSYYNIQREGLEDEFIEELENSLKRIKNNPKQYPKVLKEIRKANVRRFPYGIFYVFRDNVINILAIFHFSRNPKIWKSRYK; encoded by the coding sequence ATGAAGTATAAGCTTATACTATCGCCATTTGCCGAATTAGATTTAGAACAGGCAAATTCATATTACAATATACAAAGGGAAGGATTAGAAGACGAATTTATAGAAGAATTAGAGAATAGCTTAAAACGAATTAAGAATAATCCAAAACAATATCCTAAAGTACTCAAAGAAATACGAAAAGCAAATGTGAGACGGTTTCCATACGGTATATTTTACGTATTCAGAGATAATGTAATAAATATACTTGCAATATTTCATTTTAGTCGTAATCCAAAAATATGGAAAAGCAGATACAAATAA
- a CDS encoding addiction module protein, with product MLYTIKINDNSTQAQSIIHLLKELAHDYEFLQIYEEEPELTEEATTELNRRYEYFLQNPTKGKTWEEVKQNLSDK from the coding sequence ATGCTTTACACAATAAAAATAAATGATAATTCAACACAAGCTCAAAGTATTATTCACTTATTAAAAGAGCTTGCACATGATTATGAATTCTTGCAAATCTATGAAGAAGAACCCGAATTAACTGAAGAAGCAACAACCGAATTAAACCGCAGGTATGAATATTTTTTACAAAATCCAACAAAAGGTAAAACCTGGGAAGAAGTAAAACAAAATCTGTCTGATAAATGA
- a CDS encoding N-6 DNA methylase, with protein MSLFQKSVEKKYLNELDSALIDKKFKDFQNYFGNIEIQENIRNSKEEEFQEGFIRELFVNILNYTLKPNPEFNIVLEKKNVDDSKKADAAIIRTKAMEYAEKQTMEAAMEHAPSLAVIELKSTSTTDLDTVETQAFGYKNHNPECEYVITSNFEKLRFYIQNAVENIEFDLFNLTKEQFSLMWLCLSKDNLLKNLPLKIKESSVLKEEDVTKELYADYSKFRQEIFGNILKNNPDKDQLILFKKTQKLLDRFLFIFFAEDRLLLPPNSISEIVKQWTTLKEDLDAYVPLYDRFKKYFGYMNSGFKGKNYDIFPYNGGLFFPDEILDNIAIDDDILHEHTLKLSAYDFETDIDVNILGHIFEHSLAEIENVQAKLRGETIDKQKTKRKKDGIFYTPKYITKYIVENTVGKLCSEKRNELEIIDEEYAKGRKNRKKDTIKKLDQKLGTYRNWLLSLTILDPACGSGAFLNQALEFLINEHKKIDELRAQLLGAAIVFSDITIEILEKNIHGVDINEESVEIAKLSLWLRTAQKGRKLNTLSNNIKCGNSLIDNPEVAGEKAFNWQKEFPHVFEKKEKKAWHVTFATHNSRYSQRMFDNHVKLGEPVWLSEKEEQIVTEKIAEIVEEDKLNILAYNICGDHIHLLLICEEEELQDIVQKIKSISARACNIAMGRTIPISTKAVEHAIQAVEHAPQLAHSTKSRGTTQTHLWTRKFGKREITDNEDINNIITYIKNNRQKHELPEHTNDRTCSIVEKMTCTQEHAFRTEYKGGFDVVIGNPPYVQIQGMGEMSEKLEKQNFKTFEKTGDLYCLFYELGNIILKQDGLLGFITSNKWMRANYGKKLRKYFAEQTNPKILIDLGSGIFETATVDSNILIFEKSKITKHKLLSLDLTKEKVFTDFNNYINKSTIITELSEDVWTIANPIEQQIKKKIEKTGTFLKDWDVEIYRGIVSGLTDAFIIEKSKRDELIQQDPKNKEIIKTVLRGRDIKRYNIEYQNLYFINTHNGYGNFNKINIDEYPAIKKHLDQFEPQLSKRYDKGDTPYNLRNCTYVENFEKEKIIYPDINSQLSFVYDSNNFFLTNTSYFLNTNSKYILSVLNSSLIQNYYSHISAQLGNKGLRHFTIYIEKIPIPKISKESQQPFIEKADQMLDLNKQLQEKKSKFLNRVKDNLATTVATRGHVPLTIKISKKLDAFYETDFKTFVAELKKQKLTLSLIQQDAWEEYFTAYKTEINQLQYEISKTDKKIDQMVYELYGLTPEEIEIVENSVK; from the coding sequence ATGAGTTTATTTCAAAAATCGGTAGAGAAAAAATATTTAAACGAGCTTGATTCTGCTCTGATTGATAAAAAATTTAAGGATTTTCAAAACTACTTTGGGAATATTGAAATACAGGAAAATATCCGCAATTCAAAAGAAGAAGAATTTCAGGAAGGTTTCATTCGGGAACTTTTCGTAAACATCTTAAACTATACATTAAAGCCAAATCCGGAATTCAATATTGTACTCGAAAAGAAAAACGTTGACGACAGTAAAAAAGCTGACGCTGCAATTATCCGTACAAAAGCGATGGAGTATGCAGAAAAGCAAACGATGGAGGCAGCGATGGAGCATGCTCCATCGCTTGCTGTAATCGAATTAAAATCAACTTCAACAACCGACCTTGATACTGTTGAAACACAAGCTTTCGGATATAAAAACCACAACCCTGAATGTGAGTATGTTATAACTTCAAACTTTGAAAAACTACGGTTTTACATACAAAATGCTGTTGAAAACATTGAATTTGACCTTTTTAACCTTACAAAAGAACAATTTTCTTTAATGTGGCTTTGTCTGTCAAAAGATAACTTACTAAAAAATTTGCCCTTAAAAATTAAAGAATCATCCGTTTTAAAAGAAGAAGATGTTACCAAAGAATTATATGCAGATTACTCAAAATTCCGACAAGAAATTTTCGGAAACATTTTAAAAAACAATCCCGATAAAGACCAACTGATATTATTCAAAAAAACTCAAAAACTACTTGACAGATTTCTATTTATATTTTTTGCAGAAGACAGGCTTTTGCTTCCGCCAAATTCCATTAGTGAGATTGTAAAACAATGGACTACACTAAAAGAAGATTTGGATGCTTATGTTCCTTTATATGACAGGTTTAAAAAGTATTTTGGCTACATGAATTCTGGTTTTAAAGGTAAAAATTATGATATATTTCCGTATAACGGCGGATTGTTTTTTCCTGATGAAATTCTTGATAACATTGCCATTGATGATGATATACTGCACGAACATACTTTAAAACTCAGTGCTTATGATTTTGAAACCGACATTGATGTAAATATCCTTGGACATATATTTGAACATTCATTGGCAGAAATTGAAAATGTACAGGCAAAATTGCGGGGCGAAACAATTGATAAACAAAAGACTAAACGAAAAAAAGACGGTATTTTTTACACCCCGAAATATATTACAAAATACATTGTTGAAAATACGGTTGGAAAACTTTGCAGTGAAAAACGAAACGAACTTGAGATAATAGATGAGGAATACGCAAAAGGTCGTAAAAACAGAAAAAAAGATACAATTAAAAAACTTGACCAAAAGTTAGGCACATACAGAAACTGGCTTTTAAGTTTAACTATTCTTGACCCTGCTTGTGGTTCAGGTGCTTTTTTAAATCAGGCACTTGAATTTTTAATTAACGAACATAAAAAGATTGATGAACTGCGGGCACAGCTTCTCGGAGCTGCAATTGTATTTTCCGATATTACAATTGAAATTCTTGAAAAAAATATTCATGGAGTTGACATAAACGAAGAATCCGTTGAAATTGCAAAACTTTCGCTTTGGCTCAGAACTGCTCAAAAAGGCAGAAAATTAAACACATTGAGCAACAATATAAAATGCGGAAATTCCCTTATTGATAACCCCGAAGTAGCAGGAGAAAAAGCATTTAACTGGCAAAAAGAGTTTCCACATGTTTTTGAAAAGAAAGAAAAAAAGGCATGGCATGTAACCTTTGCTACACATAATTCAAGATATTCTCAACGTATGTTTGATAACCATGTAAAGCTTGGTGAACCGGTATGGTTATCAGAAAAAGAAGAACAAATTGTTACAGAAAAAATTGCAGAAATAGTTGAAGAAGACAAATTGAACATATTAGCATATAATATTTGCGGTGACCACATACATTTACTATTGATATGTGAAGAAGAAGAACTTCAGGATATAGTACAGAAAATAAAAAGCATAAGTGCACGTGCATGTAATATAGCAATGGGAAGAACCATTCCAATTTCCACCAAAGCTGTGGAACATGCCATCCAAGCTGTGGAGCATGCTCCACAGCTTGCACATTCCACAAAGAGCAGAGGCACCACACAAACACATTTATGGACAAGGAAATTTGGCAAGCGGGAAATAACTGACAATGAAGACATTAACAATATAATAACATATATAAAAAACAACCGCCAAAAGCATGAATTGCCGGAACATACCAATGATAGAACATGCTCCATCGTTGAGAAAATGACTTGCACACAAGAACATGCTTTCAGAACAGAATACAAAGGCGGTTTTGATGTGGTGATTGGGAATCCGCCGTATGTGCAGATTCAAGGAATGGGCGAAATGTCGGAAAAATTAGAAAAACAAAATTTCAAAACATTTGAGAAAACAGGCGATTTGTACTGTCTTTTTTATGAACTTGGAAATATTATTTTAAAACAGGATGGTTTGCTTGGATTTATAACTTCCAATAAATGGATGCGAGCCAACTATGGAAAAAAACTTCGTAAATATTTTGCAGAACAAACTAATCCAAAAATATTAATTGATTTAGGAAGTGGTATTTTTGAAACGGCAACTGTTGATTCAAACATTTTAATTTTTGAAAAATCAAAGATTACAAAACATAAACTTCTATCACTTGATTTAACAAAAGAAAAAGTATTTACAGATTTTAACAATTACATAAATAAAAGCACAATAATTACCGAACTTTCAGAGGATGTTTGGACTATTGCCAATCCGATTGAACAACAAATAAAAAAGAAAATTGAAAAAACTGGAACTTTTTTAAAAGATTGGGATGTAGAAATTTATAGAGGAATAGTGTCAGGGCTAACTGATGCTTTTATAATTGAAAAAAGCAAAAGAGACGAACTAATACAACAAGACCCTAAAAACAAAGAAATTATTAAAACTGTTTTAAGAGGACGAGATATTAAAAGGTATAATATTGAATATCAAAACTTATATTTTATTAATACTCATAATGGATATGGGAATTTTAATAAAATAAATATTGATGAATACCCGGCAATAAAAAAACATTTAGACCAATTTGAGCCACAATTATCAAAAAGATACGATAAGGGAGATACACCATATAATTTAAGAAATTGTACTTACGTAGAAAATTTTGAAAAGGAAAAGATAATATATCCAGACATAAACTCACAACTTTCTTTTGTTTATGATAGCAATAATTTCTTTTTAACAAATACTAGTTATTTTCTTAATACTAATTCTAAATATATTTTATCTGTTTTAAATTCATCTTTGATACAAAACTATTATTCACATATTTCTGCTCAATTAGGCAATAAAGGGTTAAGGCATTTTACAATATATATAGAAAAAATACCTATTCCTAAAATCTCAAAAGAATCCCAACAACCCTTCATAGAAAAAGCCGACCAAATGCTTGACTTAAACAAACAACTACAAGAAAAGAAAAGCAAGTTTTTAAATCGAGTAAAAGATAATTTAGCAACAACAGTTGCTACAAGGGGACATGTCCCCTTGACTATAAAAATAAGTAAAAAATTAGATGCTTTTTACGAAACCGATTTTAAAACTTTTGTAGCCGAACTCAAAAAACAAAAACTTACTCTTTCACTCATTCAACAAGACGCATGGGAAGAATATTTTACTGCATACAAAACCGAAATAAACCAACTCCAATACGAAATATCAAAAACCGACAAAAAAATAGACCAAATGGTTTATGAGTTGTATGGTTTGACACCTGAAGAAATTGAAATTGTTGAGAATTCGGTTAAATAA
- a CDS encoding DUF4932 domain-containing protein, translated as MLSKFYKECQIDTLWKKYKKHYNKEIGLHTKELKDEVVFMWDYLKIPKGNSSPINNVIVVPNLLNSYFRATQFEDIVANIVYIIPGPYSENAPIAATVIHEMLHSITRPLLLKNKAIIDSLSSLNDLVKEQPTIKNNYNSNFSIVLDESIVRALTWRIVYRNTDSEFVHKGIQREYKEGFILIWYFYEAFDDFENNKESLINYYKTLIFNIDINNEKQRWKANF; from the coding sequence TTGTTAAGTAAATTTTATAAAGAATGTCAAATTGATACTTTATGGAAAAAATATAAAAAACATTATAATAAAGAAATAGGACTCCATACAAAAGAATTGAAAGATGAAGTTGTTTTTATGTGGGATTATTTAAAAATACCAAAAGGTAACTCTTCTCCAATAAATAATGTAATTGTAGTGCCCAATCTTCTAAATTCTTATTTTAGAGCTACACAATTTGAAGATATAGTTGCTAATATAGTTTATATAATTCCAGGACCTTATTCTGAAAATGCACCAATAGCAGCAACAGTAATTCATGAAATGTTACACTCTATTACTCGTCCTTTGCTTTTAAAAAATAAAGCAATAATAGACAGTTTAAGTTCTTTAAATGATTTAGTTAAAGAGCAACCAACTATAAAAAATAATTACAATTCTAACTTTAGTATTGTTCTTGATGAATCAATAGTTAGAGCCTTAACATGGCGAATTGTATATAGAAATACAGATAGTGAATTTGTTCATAAAGGAATACAAAGAGAATATAAAGAAGGATTTATATTAATTTGGTATTTTTACGAAGCATTTGATGACTTTGAAAACAATAAAGAATCATTAATAAATTATTACAAGACATTAATTTTTAATATTGACATAAATAACGAGAAACAAAGATGGAAGGCAAACTTCTGA
- a CDS encoding IS4 family transposase — MHKGQFVFSQLISLVPKYEFDKCVDKYNGNYRTKDFKCWSQYLCMLFGQLTYRESISDIINCLKAHKNKVYHLGINNLVAVSSLTRANESRNWKIYQDFAHYLIGLVRPLYVDDNEFTLELDNSVYALDSSTIDLCLTTFYWAKFRKNKGAVKMHTLLDLRGNIPVFIEITDGKIHDVNILDNIIFEIGAFYLMDKAYIDFERLFEINEASAFFVVRAKRNFAYKRLYSNKIDKTKGLKYDQTIKLTGYNSKKMYPDKLRKIKYYDKEKNKIYEFLTNNFKLDALLIANLYKQRWQIELFFKWIKQHLKIKSFWGYSENAVKTQIWIAVSTYLLVAYAKKVLNLDKTIYEILQILSVSAFDKTPINEMLTDVRLHKHIAINHNQLTLFDL; from the coding sequence ATGCATAAAGGACAATTTGTTTTTTCTCAATTAATATCACTTGTTCCAAAATATGAATTTGACAAATGTGTTGACAAATATAATGGAAATTATCGAACAAAAGATTTTAAATGTTGGTCTCAATATCTTTGCATGTTATTTGGTCAACTTACATATAGAGAAAGCATAAGCGATATTATAAATTGTTTAAAAGCACATAAAAATAAAGTTTATCATCTTGGAATTAATAATCTTGTAGCAGTTTCATCTTTAACAAGAGCAAATGAAAGCCGAAACTGGAAAATATATCAAGATTTTGCACATTATTTAATCGGGCTTGTAAGACCTTTATATGTTGATGACAACGAATTTACTCTTGAATTAGATAATTCTGTTTATGCATTGGATTCATCAACAATAGATTTATGTTTAACAACTTTTTATTGGGCAAAATTCAGAAAAAATAAAGGTGCGGTTAAAATGCACACATTATTAGATTTACGGGGAAACATTCCTGTATTTATCGAAATAACTGACGGAAAAATACATGATGTAAATATTTTAGATAATATTATTTTTGAAATAGGTGCTTTTTATTTAATGGATAAAGCTTACATTGATTTTGAAAGATTATTTGAAATAAATGAAGCATCAGCATTTTTTGTAGTCAGAGCTAAAAGGAATTTTGCATACAAGCGATTATATTCAAATAAAATAGACAAAACGAAAGGTCTTAAATATGACCAAACTATTAAATTAACAGGTTATAATTCAAAAAAAATGTATCCTGATAAATTGCGAAAAATTAAATATTATGATAAAGAAAAAAACAAAATTTATGAATTTCTTACAAACAATTTTAAATTAGATGCGTTATTAATAGCAAACCTGTATAAACAAAGATGGCAAATAGAACTTTTTTTCAAATGGATTAAACAACATTTGAAGATTAAATCATTTTGGGGATATTCTGAAAATGCCGTAAAAACTCAAATATGGATTGCTGTTTCCACATATCTACTTGTAGCTTATGCAAAAAAAGTATTAAACTTGGATAAAACAATTTACGAAATATTACAAATTTTAAGTGTGTCAGCATTTGACAAAACGCCTATAAATGAAATGCTTACAGATGTGAGATTACACAAACATATTGCAATAAATCATAACCAGCTGACATTGTTTGACTTATAA